Proteins from a genomic interval of Trichoderma breve strain T069 chromosome 2, whole genome shotgun sequence:
- a CDS encoding INO80 complex subunit ies4 domain-containing protein, giving the protein MPPSKAADGRRKSATKHDSKSSKETSEIKESPASPSALVVSTAASNVDNASDSNAATPAAETTPAPTPMGPPDEKKKKGVKRSAAAANGTIDGIPKPRGKPGPKKKPRLEDGTIDHSSAAARPSAHKLGPKANQGAINAGLRALDRSGKPCRKWAKGGFKLKSFTGVSWEIPRWTAPPRTNPGSSTEDSAAPSAEGSNKENKEETGNEGNSVANSNSGPDVEMQSAPSIQASSPAPIAVAAAS; this is encoded by the exons ATGCCTCCCTCCAAGGCAGCCGACGGCCGACGCAAATCGGCGACCAAACACG ACTCCAAAAGCTCAAAGGAGACCTCGGAAATTAAAGAGTCGCCGGCCAGCCCAAGCGCGCTGGTTGTGTCTACAGCCGCCTCGAATGTCGACAACGCATCCGACTCAAATGCCGCTACTCCAGCCGCTGAAACCACACCTGCTCCAACGCCAATGGGACCCCccgatgaaaagaagaagaagggagtcAAGCGATCTGCGGCGGCTGCAAATGGCACCATAGACGGCATACCCAAGCCCAGAGGCAAGCCGGgcccaaagaagaagccccGATT GGAGGATGGCACCATCGACCACAGCAGTGCGGCGGCTCGCCCGTCTGCCCACAAGCTTGGTCCCAAGGCAAATCAAGGAGCCATCAACGCAGGCCTTCGAGCCCTCGACCGGTCTGGCAAGCCTTGCCGGAAGTGGGCCAAAGGTGGCTTCAAACTCAAGAGTTTTACAGGAGTTTCCTGGGAAATCCCACGCTGGACCGCGCCTCCGCGAACCAATCCTGGATCCAGCACCGAAGATTCTGCTGCCCCGTCTGCTGAAGGTAGCAacaaagagaacaaagaagaaaccgGAAACGAAGGCAACAGTGTTGCCAACAGCAATAGCGGTCCTGATGTCGAAATGCAAAGCGCGCCTAGCATCCAAGCCTCGTCGCCAGCACCCATTGCTGTGGCCGCAGCATCATAA